GCAGCGTCGGCGAGCCGATTCTCTACGCTGATAACCCCGCTGGTATGTCGCGCGAAGTCCGCCGCCGTAGTCTCGATGCGCTGAAAGAACTCAACGAGCTTGAACTCAAAGAACTTGGTGATCCTGAAACGATCACACGCATCAGTCAGTACGAACTCGCTTATCGAATGCAGCTGGCGGTTCCTGAAGTGATGAACATCGCCAAAGAATCGCAAGCGACTCTCGACAAGTACGGCTGTAAGCCGGGCCAAGCTTCGTTTGCGAACAACTGCTTACTTGCGCGGCGCATGGCGGAAGAAGGGGTGCGTTACATTCAGCTGTACGACTGGGGCTGGGACACGCACGGCACTGGCGCTGGCGACGACATTGTGAGCGCTCTGCCTCGCAAGGTGAAAGAGACCGATCAAGCGATTGCCGCGCTGCTATCGGATCTGAAAGAGCGTGACATGCTCAAAGATACGCTCGTGATTTGGGGTGGCGAGTTTGGCCGCACCGCCCTTAATGAAGAGCGTGGCGGTTCGAAGTTCTTGGGGCGTGATCATCATCCGCACTGCTTCACCATTTGGATGGCAGGGGGGGGTGTGAAACCGGCTCACGTGCACGGCGCGACCGACGATCTGGGTTACTTCATTACCGACAAAAAGACTGGCGTGTATGATCTGCAAGCGACGATCTTGCACCTGCTCGGAATGGACGCCAAGAAGCTGAAGTATCCGTTCCAAGGGCTCGATCAACGTCTGATCGGCCCTACCGACGACGCCAAGATCATTACCGATATCTTGGCGTAAAGAGCAAGGCGTATGAATGCCTTCGATGATCGAGTCGCAATCACGGGCGACTCGATTTACTGACCGATCTTTTTGATCTGCTCAGGAAGATCAGGGGTGACGATGCCGCGAGCGCCGCGACCTTCTTCATCGATCCGGTAAGCAACGTCTTCTTGAAGCTGC
This window of the Pirellula staleyi DSM 6068 genome carries:
- a CDS encoding DUF1501 domain-containing protein, which produces MNTNLDKLKLATRRTFLKDASLGLGALALSQLAGNATGEEAAADNPLTANPLAPKAPPLKATAKRVIYLHMSGAPPQHDLWDYKPELVKHHMEPCSDEVLAILKQERLPFIDLNARRPKMLGSPYKFAKQGQSGLEMSELWKHLPEHADDLCVIKSMYTDQFNHAPAELFLYTGSPRNGNASMGSWITYGLGSENQDLPGFVVLISGGTDPTGGKALWSTGFLPSVFQGVQCRSVGEPILYADNPAGMSREVRRRSLDALKELNELELKELGDPETITRISQYELAYRMQLAVPEVMNIAKESQATLDKYGCKPGQASFANNCLLARRMAEEGVRYIQLYDWGWDTHGTGAGDDIVSALPRKVKETDQAIAALLSDLKERDMLKDTLVIWGGEFGRTALNEERGGSKFLGRDHHPHCFTIWMAGGGVKPAHVHGATDDLGYFITDKKTGVYDLQATILHLLGMDAKKLKYPFQGLDQRLIGPTDDAKIITDILA